TGCAAAAGTCTTTTGTATGATGTTTTCATATGCAGCAATTGAAGCAGCGTCCCAGTGATAAAATGCAATATGTCTGTAATCAGGTACCTTTCTCATCGCCAGGGCTATGGCGGATTTTAGGGTAGCAGAGTCGGGCTGCTCTTTTCGGACCAGGTCCCCTTCTCTGAAAAAGCGGCCATCCAGCGTAGTATCCCTGCTGATCAGGCCTTTTGAATCAATGACTCCCGACTTGATCAGCACATCTCCTTCATCCACAATGCCTTTGAATTTATCCCCCCGAAACCAGGCATACCAGCCAAAAATGGGAAAAGCCACATCCAGGGGTAGTGAATAGTGTGTACCAACCAGGTAGGAGCTCAGTACCTTTTTGTCAAAGATGGAATTGATAGTACTGAGTTTATCGATGCGGTCCATATTATAGCACATCAGCATCCCCCTGTCAACCGGCGGAACACCCATTTTCCTGTAGTATTTATAAGGATAAAGCCGAATTGTAGCGGAAAGTTCATTTTCCTTGTTGAGTGCCTTAAATGCCCTTAAAAAATGGAAATACTTGTCCTTTGTACCCGGGGTCCAATCACAGTCAATCTGTATTTCTTTGTGCAGGGAGACTCTTCTGGCAATGATCTTTGGTTTTTCCACCTGCCAGTTTGTTCCATACTGGTAATCAGCACCGGCGGCAGACTCCTCAAAATGAGCGGTCATATCCCGGATCTTGTCCGAGATCCTGCCTGCCAGCCATTCCACGCTATCTTCCGGCATGATGTCAAAAGTGCGGTTAGTGATAAACACCACCGGGCAATAACTCCCCTTCAAAAAAGGAACAATATTGTAATAATAATAACGGCTTGCCCTGGGTACCGGCATCCCCCGGGCCTCACTCCAGTCTACGTCGAAGTAATGAATATAAAAATGTGCTACCTGTAGCTGTTTGATCAATGCAGTATCGCTATCAGAAATGCCCTGTTCTTCAAATTTCCAATAATAAAAGGCATGAGAACCCGGTTTGGGTTGATGGCTACAACCCAGCAAAAAAGGTAACAACAAAAAGAGGTAACGCATGAAAAGGAATTGCTCTATAAAGGTAGAATTCCCTTTAATATCAATGGTGGGTAGAATTCAAATTCACACAAAATGGTGATTACTTCATCCTGTTCAATCCGTTCATCACGCCGGCAATGTCCTTCATTACCCTCCTGGTCTTATCCGCGTTCCCTTCTGCTTCTGCAAACGAGTTCCTTAATACCAGCAGGCTATCCATAATACTTGTAGAGCAGGTTCCATACTTTCCAAGGATGGTGAACACTTCATCCAGTTGCGGCGCAGCATAGCTATGAATCCTGAATGTATAAGGCGGGTCCAGAAAGTATAATTTGATCTCCGCCATCCGCACAGTGTCCGTATTATTCATTTTCATGCTGCAAAGGTACGACAAATAAAAAAACTGGCAGGGATGATTCCTGCCAGTTTGCCAAAATCCATATTGCGCGCGCAATATGTCCAATTGCTTAAAAATCTTCCTTTTTCTCAGTTTTTCAATGCCTGTTTCAGCCGTGGGAATAAAAAAAATCAATTTGAAGATAAAGTTGGCGACAAGTCTATTAAAATTGATCGTATAGCTACAATCTTAATATATCTGTTGCCAAATGCCCGGATAGTCAATCACATATCCTTCCTTATCTACAATTAACTCGGAAATGTAGCCGGAGTCTTCATTTTCATACTTGTAGATCTGGTTACCCTTGTTCAGGTACCGCTGCTTCACCGTTTTAACAACACCATGTCTTACATCTACATACACTACCCTGATGTCCTGCCCCTCTCCTTTCGTGAGCTGCAGCCTGTTGATAGGCAATGTGTTGGTAAAAGGTGTAAAAGAGATATCAACATCCACACAGCCATCAAAAGCTTGGAGATGCTCTCCCTTTTCATTTAACCATTGTTGTAATTCGTTCTTGTACAACTCAATGGTATAATTCTGCTCAGACATTACGTCAATGAATACAGCCTGTGCCTCCCAACGTGGATTGAGTGTGAGCGTATACCTTACCTGCCAGGGCTTTTCGTAGCCCTCGCCGGTAATATATCCTTTGACGGTAGTCATCTCCCCCTTTTCAATACTGACAAATTCAGTCATATTGAGCCTACTGTTTTTCCAAACTTTTATCTTTTGCATATCTTAATTTATGAATTTTAATCCTTCTCTTCAAATAGAAAAGCAAAAAATTAACTCCAATATAATTGTGGAGGAATAGATTATATTTGATCACAATATATTTCCTATACATATTTACTACTGTATGTTTGAAACTATCATTTTGTTACTCCTGATTGTTATTCTTGTGATCGTTCTCCTCACCAAAAGTGAAATGCAGGCTCAGATGAGAATGCTTAACAGCAGAATGGATCAACTACAAGCAACTAAAAGGGAATGGGACACTACAACGGTTATCGACACGGCACCTCCGCCGGTCTATACACCACCACCTGCTAATACACCGCCACCACCGCCTCAGCCAGTGGCACCACCGCCTCCTCCTCTTCCACCGCCTCCTGTAACAAATCTGGAGCCAGTGCAACAGCGGGCGCCAGCGCTGGTGGAAGAAAAAATCATTGCTACACCAACTGTTACGATTGAGGATACTCCGCCACCACCACCCGCTCCTACATTCTGGGAGAAATATCCGGACCTGGAGAAATTCATTGGTGAAAATCTATTCAACAAGATTGGTATTGGTGTACTGGTGATCGGTATCGGGTTCTTCCTGAAATATGCGATTGACAAAAACTGGATCAATGAAACCGGTCGTACCTTCATTGGTATCCTATGCGGTGGTATCCTGCTGGGGATTGCACACCGTATGCGCAAAAGCTTTGCAGCCTTCAGTTCCGTGCTGGTAGGCGGTGGCGTGGCCATATTGTATTTCAGTATCACCATTGCGTTTCAGCAATATCATCTTATAGGTCAGGCCCCTGCCTTCAGCATGATGGTATTGATCACTGCCTTCACGGTTCTTTTATCAATCAGCTATAATCGTGTAGAACTGGCCGTACTGGGCATCCTGGGAGGCTTTACAGCACCCTTTCTCGTAAGCACAGGCCATGGTAATGCAAACGTATTATTCACGTATATCCTTATTCTCAATATGGGTATGCTGGTGCTGGCCTATTACAAAAAGTGGCACCTGGTCAATGTGATTTCCTACCTCGCTACCGTGCTGCTGTTTGGTACCTGGCTGTCATATAGCATTACTACTGAAACTCCCGCCAAACCAGTTCCTTATATCACCGCACTGGTATTCGCTACCTTGTTCTACATCATCTTCTTCCTCATGAATGTGGTGAACAATATTCGCCTGCACAGGAAATTCAAAGAGCCGGAAATGATCCTCCTGCTCAGCAATACATTCCTGTATTATTCAGCCGGTATGGTGATACTCTCACACATTCACGGCGGTATGTTCCAGGGATTATTCACAGCAATGGTCGCAGTATTCAATTTCATTTTTGCTTATGTACTGCATAAGAATAAATATGCAGACAGGCTATTATTATACTTCCTGATTGGCCTGGTGCTTTCCTTCCTGAGCCTTGCTGCGCCGGTACAATTGAAAGGTCACTACATCACATTATTCTGGGCTGCAGAAAGTGTGTTGCTGTTATACCTGTACCAGCGTTCTGAGCTGAAGCTGATGAAAATTGCATCACTGCTTGTATTGGTCCTGGCTGCCATCAGCCTGATCATGGACTGGTTTAAGGTATATGGCTACAACATGGCCGATATGACGCCGGTGATCAACAGGGGCTTTATTACCAACCTGGCTTGCATTGCAGCATTATACCTGTACAGAAGGTTCCTGAACAAAGAGCAGGACACAAACTTCTTTCCTGTGCTGCCATTGCCACATGTGAAATTATTGCTGGACCTGGCTTTAATTGCATTGGTATATACGACCGTACAGCTGGAAGTATTCTTCCAGTACCATAAATATGCAACACCTATTGCCCGCCAGATGACGCACTTCGTCAACTACCTTACATTGTGTGTGTTACTTTACCTAAGCAGCAAAGGCCAGGTCATATTCAGGTACATTGTTATGGTGCTTACCTTCATCGCACTTATTGTATTCATAGGCGATAATAGCACAGCTGCCCTATTCCGCAACAGATGGCTCCAGGGCGAAAATTATGGTCGCTACTTTGGCTCATATTTTATCATTCCTCCTGTTATCATAGCAATGGTGTACATGCTCTGGAGATACCTCAAACCCCTGTTCAATAAAAAACAGGCGTTCCTGCTCCAGGTCCTGAATACATTGGTGATATTATTTACAATCAGTTCACTGCTGGATCACCTGGTGGTATTGATCGCGTTTCATCCGCATGCAGATATTTATAATATCGTGCAAAGCAATCAGAAAACCGGTTATAGTATCCTATGGGGAACCTATGCATTTGTACTGATGTTCCTCGGCTTAAAATGGTCTGACAAAAATGTGCGCATTATTGCAATAGCACTCTTTTGTATTACCATCATAAAGCTGTTCCTCATCGACATCAGGAGCCTTTCAGAAGGAGGTAAGATCGCCGCATTTATTTCACTGGGCGTATTATTACTGATTATCTCTTTCATGTATCAACGATTGAAAAAAATTATCCTGGATGACAAACAAGAACAAGAAGTTTAGTATATTTTTCATCATATTATTCCTGTGCAGCGCTTCAATGACTGCACAGGATCTTTCTACAGCGGTTTCAAAAGATTTTTCCTGGCAGGCAGTAACTGATAAGGTACAACGAAGCGGGTTTTATAATATCCTGCTCGATCCAAAACTAATGGCATGCAGCGAAACAGCCGATTACACAGACTTTCGCATCTACCAGGATCTGAAGACAGAAGTTCCTTACCTGTTTAAGAAAGAAATCCTTCATACTGATATTGCCGGCATCAGGTCTTTTACCGTTATAGAAAACAAGCCTGTTATACATGGTACGTCCTCTTTCATTTTCAGTAATGAGACAGGCCACCCGGTTGACTATGTAACACTCAGTGTCAAAAACACATGGACATCCAAATTTATGAATGTCACGGGTAGCAATGACCTGAAAAAATGGTACGGATTGGTACCGGAATTTTCATTCGATCCTTCCAGACCGCAGATAAACCTGCCACTCACAGACTACAAATACATTCGCCTGCTCATTAATGACTCCCTCGAGGCACCGCTCAATATTACAGGTGCAGGGCAGTATTATAACGAACAAAAATCCACAAGTCCGCTATCCGTTTTTTGTTCCGGCATGACGATCAGCAATGCGAACAAAACGACCACCATCAAACTGGCTTTTGCGCATCAATACGTGATTGATAACCTCTCCTTCAACATTACAGCCCCTGCCCTCTACAAGCGACAGGCATGGGTAAACGGAGAATCTTTCACGCTTAGTTCCGGACAGGCAAATGAAATAGCATTACAACAGGCAGTTAAAACAGATACCCTCGTTATACGCATAGACAACCAGGATAATCCTCCTTTAAAAATTCAGGACGTAAATGCCTGGCAGGTGCCACGCTACCTGACCGCTTACCTGGAAGAAGGAAAATCATACCTGATCTTAACAGGGAATCCTGGCCTCGCTGCGCCAAATTATGATCTTTCTTTTTTTGCTGATAGCCTGAACAGGGAACTTCCCCGTATCGTAGTAGCGAATGAGCAAATGAAACATATCAACAAGCCGGCATCAGTTGCAGAAAAGGGTTTCACGCTCTTCACCAGTAAACTTTGGATCTGGATTGCAATCATTGGTATTATCGCACTGCTGGGTTTCATGGCCTTCCGCATGCTACGCGATATGCAGGAAAAAAAGTGATACGCACATCCAATGCGTAGCGGTCCATGTACTTTTATCGTAACTTCGAAGTCATGGGAACACAAATCACCTGTCCTAACTGCAGGCACCAGTTTGTCATGGAGGATGCATTTGCAGCAGATATTGAAAAAGAGATGCGCGGTAAAATGGAAACCGAATGGCGCAAACGTGTGGATGCATTACAAAATGAAAAAAACCAACTGGCCCAGATCCGCCAGCAGGTAGAACAACAAAAGCAATCACAACAGGAAGAACTGAGCAGGTTACTCGAATCAGAAAAGAGTAAACTCCAGGCGTCCTTGTCTGAAAATATCCGTAAGAGCGTATCTGCTACTTACGAAAACCAGTTGCAGCTCCTGCAACAGGCGAATATCGAACAGGAAGAAAAGCTGAAAGAAGCGAGGCGGCAGGAGCTGGACTTCCTGCGTAAAGAGCAGGATTTGCTGGCGAAAGAACAGGAAATCGAAATCTCCATTCAGAAAAAACTGTTGGAAGAACGGAACCTGCTCACCGAAAAGATCCGCCGGGAAGAGGCTGACCGTAACCAGTTGAAAGACCATGAACACCAGCTGAAGCTGGCAGAAATGGCAAAACAGCTGGAAGATCAGCGCAAGCTGGCAGAAGAAATGCGCCGTAAAGCAGAACAGGGTTCAACACAGCTGCAGGGGGAAATACAGGAACTGGTGCTGGAAGAACTATTGAAAGGGGCCTTCCCCTTTGATGAAGTGATGGAAGTAGGCAAAGGTGTGAGAGGTGCTGATTGTATACAATTAATCAGGAACCAGTTCGGACAGGAATGTGGTAAGATCATTTACGAAAGTAAGCGTACCAAAGACTTTGCAAGAGACTGGCTGGAAAAACTGAAAGCAGATATGCGTAGCCAGGGAGCAGATATTGCCATCCTCGTTACACAGGCAATGCCAAAAGACATGGAACGCTTTGGGGAAAAGGAAGGTGTATGGATCTGTACGTTTGCGGAAGTAAGAGCATTGGCACATGTACTCAGGGAAGGTATCATCAAAGTGGCAGGTGCGCTTAAAACACAGGAAAACAGGGGTGATAAGGTGCATATGCTCTATGGTTACCTGACCAGTGGCGAATTTGCAGAACAATGGAAAGCCATCCGCGAAGGATTTATGGCGATGAAGATCTCCATTCAGAAAGAAAAAGATGCTATGGAAAAGATCTGGAAAGCGCGTGAGAAACAATTAGAAAAGGTGCTGTTAAATGCGGCGCATATCAAAGGATCTATTGAAGGCATTGCAGGAACAGATTCTGTGGATCTGAAACTGCTGGAAGATGCGGCAGATGCCTTGTTAGATTAAAGCATACATGACTTATAAAAAAATCGCTTTTGCTTCCGGGCAAAAGCGATTTTTTTATTTACAATGACAGATATTCCACAGACACTACTCAAAAGTGTAGTTTTCCTGCTACAATCGATTTCCTCCGCTAGTACTCACTTTTTTTCCTTAACTTTTATAGTATTTAGCAGCACTTATCATATCAATATATGATAATCATAAGATAATCAATTAGTTAATTTTAAGAATAGATTAACAGAAGCTTGCTAAATTTACTAAACGATTTTGCTGTCTCATACGTTGTATATAGAGTAATAAGTCTGTTTGGCATATTTCATGTTGTAACAATAATACACCGTTAAAAAAATAATCAACCTGGCAAGCACTTCATTTTATTGATTATCTGATTGAGTAGACAGGATATAACTTATTCACAGTACAGATCTGAAGAAGATAAAAATTTTAGACCCTGGCAACTGATTTTTATTGAATTAGCGAAACCATACCATACTATTATTCCGTATGTAATAATGCGTTGGTCTGCTAACTAATTTCTTGAGTAATTTCTTGCCAACGTTCTTTAATTGAAAAATCACCCACTAAGACGAAAAGTAAATTGTGTTTATTACGCTTGTAATAAATAGGTTGATATATGTGTGGGTGATTATTAAAAATGGATTTTCGCATATTCTATAAAAAACCAAAGTATGAGAGGGCTGCTATTTTTAGCGGCCCTGCTTATTTTACAGCGCTCCTGAAGTGTTTCATTTTGTATGCTAATGGTCTGGGTTAATGGCCTGCTGGTGGCTTTAAAATGAAAATGAGTTACTCATTTATTTGGGAAAACCCGGTGAGAAAGCCTCCTGTATCTCACCTTTGGCATCTTTATAAAT
This window of the Chitinophaga sancti genome carries:
- a CDS encoding putative glycolipid-binding domain-containing protein, with amino-acid sequence MQKIKVWKNSRLNMTEFVSIEKGEMTTVKGYITGEGYEKPWQVRYTLTLNPRWEAQAVFIDVMSEQNYTIELYKNELQQWLNEKGEHLQAFDGCVDVDISFTPFTNTLPINRLQLTKGEGQDIRVVYVDVRHGVVKTVKQRYLNKGNQIYKYENEDSGYISELIVDKEGYVIDYPGIWQQIY
- a CDS encoding DUF2339 domain-containing protein: MFETIILLLLIVILVIVLLTKSEMQAQMRMLNSRMDQLQATKREWDTTTVIDTAPPPVYTPPPANTPPPPPQPVAPPPPPLPPPPVTNLEPVQQRAPALVEEKIIATPTVTIEDTPPPPPAPTFWEKYPDLEKFIGENLFNKIGIGVLVIGIGFFLKYAIDKNWINETGRTFIGILCGGILLGIAHRMRKSFAAFSSVLVGGGVAILYFSITIAFQQYHLIGQAPAFSMMVLITAFTVLLSISYNRVELAVLGILGGFTAPFLVSTGHGNANVLFTYILILNMGMLVLAYYKKWHLVNVISYLATVLLFGTWLSYSITTETPAKPVPYITALVFATLFYIIFFLMNVVNNIRLHRKFKEPEMILLLSNTFLYYSAGMVILSHIHGGMFQGLFTAMVAVFNFIFAYVLHKNKYADRLLLYFLIGLVLSFLSLAAPVQLKGHYITLFWAAESVLLLYLYQRSELKLMKIASLLVLVLAAISLIMDWFKVYGYNMADMTPVINRGFITNLACIAALYLYRRFLNKEQDTNFFPVLPLPHVKLLLDLALIALVYTTVQLEVFFQYHKYATPIARQMTHFVNYLTLCVLLYLSSKGQVIFRYIVMVLTFIALIVFIGDNSTAALFRNRWLQGENYGRYFGSYFIIPPVIIAMVYMLWRYLKPLFNKKQAFLLQVLNTLVILFTISSLLDHLVVLIAFHPHADIYNIVQSNQKTGYSILWGTYAFVLMFLGLKWSDKNVRIIAIALFCITIIKLFLIDIRSLSEGGKIAAFISLGVLLLIISFMYQRLKKIILDDKQEQEV
- a CDS encoding DUF2130 domain-containing protein; this encodes MGTQITCPNCRHQFVMEDAFAADIEKEMRGKMETEWRKRVDALQNEKNQLAQIRQQVEQQKQSQQEELSRLLESEKSKLQASLSENIRKSVSATYENQLQLLQQANIEQEEKLKEARRQELDFLRKEQDLLAKEQEIEISIQKKLLEERNLLTEKIRREEADRNQLKDHEHQLKLAEMAKQLEDQRKLAEEMRRKAEQGSTQLQGEIQELVLEELLKGAFPFDEVMEVGKGVRGADCIQLIRNQFGQECGKIIYESKRTKDFARDWLEKLKADMRSQGADIAILVTQAMPKDMERFGEKEGVWICTFAEVRALAHVLREGIIKVAGALKTQENRGDKVHMLYGYLTSGEFAEQWKAIREGFMAMKISIQKEKDAMEKIWKAREKQLEKVLLNAAHIKGSIEGIAGTDSVDLKLLEDAADALLD